The following coding sequences lie in one Pseudomonas svalbardensis genomic window:
- the rdgC gene encoding recombination-associated protein RdgC has protein sequence MWFKNLLIYRLTQDLPFDAEALETALATKLARPCASQELTTYGFVAPFGKGEDAPLAHISGDFLLIAARKEERILPGSVVRDAVKEKVEEIEAEQMRKVYKKERDQIKDEIIQAFLPRAFIRRSSTFAAIAPKQGLILVNSASPKRAEDLLSTLREVIGTLPVRPLTVKMSPTATMTEWVSTQKAADDFFVLDECELRDTHEDGGIVRCKRQDLTSEEIQLHLSTGKVVTQLSLAWQDKLSFVLDDKMVVKRLKFEDLLQDQAEQDGGEEALGQLDASFTLMMLTFGDFLPALVEALGGEETPQGI, from the coding sequence ATGTGGTTCAAAAACCTGCTTATCTATCGCCTGACCCAAGATCTGCCTTTTGATGCCGAGGCGTTGGAAACTGCACTGGCCACCAAACTGGCGCGTCCATGTGCAAGCCAGGAGTTGACCACCTACGGTTTCGTCGCGCCATTCGGAAAGGGCGAAGATGCTCCGCTGGCGCACATCAGTGGCGACTTCCTGCTGATCGCCGCCCGTAAAGAAGAACGCATTCTGCCGGGCAGCGTCGTGCGTGACGCGGTGAAGGAAAAGGTCGAAGAGATCGAAGCCGAACAAATGCGCAAGGTCTACAAAAAGGAACGCGATCAGATCAAGGATGAAATCATCCAGGCCTTCCTGCCGCGCGCCTTTATTCGTCGTTCGTCGACTTTCGCTGCCATCGCGCCGAAACAGGGCTTGATCCTGGTCAACTCGGCCAGCCCGAAACGTGCCGAAGACCTGTTGTCCACCCTGCGTGAAGTCATCGGCACGCTGCCGGTACGTCCGCTGACCGTGAAAATGTCGCCGACCGCGACCATGACTGAATGGGTCAGCACCCAGAAAGCCGCGGACGATTTCTTCGTGCTGGACGAGTGCGAGCTGCGTGATACCCACGAAGACGGTGGCATCGTGCGTTGCAAGCGCCAGGACCTGACCAGCGAAGAAATCCAGCTGCACCTGAGCACCGGCAAAGTGGTCACTCAGCTGTCGCTGGCCTGGCAAGACAAGCTGTCTTTCGTGCTTGACGACAAGATGGTGGTCAAGCGCCTGAAGTTCGAAGACCTGCTGCAAGACCAGGCGGAACAGGACGGTGGCGAAGAAGCCCTCGGCCAACTGGACGCCAGCTTCACCCTGATGATGCTGACCTTCGGCGACTTCCTGCCGGCGCTGGTTGAAGCGTTGGGCGGCGAAGAGACTCCGCAGGGGATCTAA
- the sugE gene encoding quaternary ammonium compound efflux SMR transporter SugE, with product MSWIILFFAGLFEVGWAVGLKYTDGFSRPLPTALTVAAMAISLGLLGLAMKELPLGTAYAIWTGVGAVGTVIAGIILFGESMALFRLASVALIISGLIGLKISA from the coding sequence ATGTCCTGGATCATTCTGTTTTTCGCCGGCCTGTTCGAAGTTGGCTGGGCCGTCGGCCTGAAATATACCGATGGCTTCAGCCGCCCTCTCCCCACCGCATTGACCGTTGCCGCCATGGCCATCAGCCTTGGTTTGCTGGGCCTTGCCATGAAGGAATTGCCGCTGGGCACGGCCTATGCGATCTGGACGGGTGTCGGTGCGGTCGGGACGGTAATCGCCGGGATCATTCTGTTCGGTGAATCCATGGCGTTGTTCAGGCTCGCCAGTGTGGCGCTGATCATTTCCGGGCTGATTGGGCTTAAGATCAGCGCCTGA
- a CDS encoding helix-turn-helix domain-containing protein, protein MDIQIITREGEPEYAVLPWAQYQALLKAAGINEQPPRVAPERHAATPDQILPGLDQLRSLREGKGIAIEALARTVGISPSYLALIESGERLPDAAIRRSLAWELTVPGWRDES, encoded by the coding sequence ATGGATATTCAGATAATTACACGCGAAGGAGAGCCCGAGTATGCGGTTCTGCCATGGGCTCAGTATCAGGCTCTACTAAAAGCAGCAGGCATCAATGAACAACCGCCGCGTGTCGCCCCAGAGCGTCACGCGGCAACACCAGACCAGATTCTTCCGGGGCTGGATCAACTACGCAGTTTGCGCGAAGGGAAGGGCATCGCCATCGAGGCGCTGGCCCGCACGGTAGGCATCAGCCCGTCTTATCTGGCCTTGATCGAAAGTGGCGAGCGTCTACCCGACGCTGCGATTCGCCGCAGCCTGGCCTGGGAATTGACGGTGCCAGGGTGGAGGGATGAATCGTGA
- a CDS encoding TenA family transcriptional regulator, producing MDAASYPAWAQRLIQDCSESKHRVVEHELYKRLRDNKLSAKTMRQYLIGGWPVVEQFALYMAQNLTKTRFARHPGEDMARRWLMRNIRVELNHADYWVHWSRAHGVSLEDLQAQQVAPELHALSHWCWHTSSSDSLIVAIAATNYAIEGATGEWSALVCSSGVYAASFPEEDRKRAMKWLKMHAQYDDAHPWEALEIICTLAGMNPSKSLQVELRQAVCKSYDYMFLFLERCMQLEHAGKASVARGRMELAES from the coding sequence ATGGACGCTGCAAGTTATCCCGCCTGGGCTCAACGCCTGATCCAGGATTGCAGCGAGAGCAAACATCGGGTTGTCGAACACGAACTGTATAAGCGTCTGCGTGATAACAAACTCAGTGCAAAGACCATGCGTCAGTACCTGATTGGTGGCTGGCCGGTAGTCGAACAGTTCGCGTTATATATGGCACAGAACCTGACCAAGACTCGCTTTGCCCGCCATCCAGGTGAAGACATGGCGCGTCGCTGGCTAATGCGTAACATACGCGTCGAATTGAACCATGCCGATTACTGGGTGCACTGGAGCCGTGCTCACGGTGTCAGCCTGGAAGATCTGCAAGCGCAACAAGTTGCTCCCGAACTTCACGCCTTGAGCCACTGGTGCTGGCACACCAGTTCGTCGGATTCGCTGATCGTTGCCATTGCCGCCACCAACTACGCCATTGAAGGTGCGACCGGGGAGTGGTCGGCGCTGGTCTGTTCCAGTGGCGTCTACGCGGCATCATTCCCCGAGGAAGATCGCAAGCGGGCCATGAAGTGGTTAAAAATGCATGCCCAGTACGACGATGCCCATCCGTGGGAAGCCCTGGAAATCATCTGCACGCTGGCGGGAATGAACCCAAGCAAATCCCTGCAAGTGGAATTGCGTCAGGCGGTCTGCAAGAGCTACGACTACATGTTCCTGTTCCTGGAGCGCTGCATGCAACTTGAGCATGCGGGAAAGGCTTCTGTCGCGCGTGGACGCATGGAGCTGGCCGAGAGCTGA
- a CDS encoding ABC transporter ATP-binding protein, translating to MHDLPDDAPTATRVDRLSWAEIRRLALHHKKSLWIANGVAVLATLCSVPIPLLLPLLVDEVLLGHGDAALKIMNHALPENWQKAAGYIGLMLLVTLGLRCAALLFNVVQARLFAALAKDIVYRIRVRLIERLKRISLGEYESLGSGTVTTHLVTDLDTLDKFVGETLCRFLVAMLTLVGTASILMWMHWKLALLILLFNPLVIYATVQLGKRVKHLKKLENDSTSRFTQALTETLDSIQEVRAGNRQGFFLGRLGHRAREVRDYAVNSQWKTDASNRASGLLFQFGIDIFRAAAMLTVLFSDLSIGQMLAVFSYLWFMIGPVEQLLNLQYAYYAAGGALSRINELLARADEPEYPGGVDPFNGRETVGIEVQGLSFGYGDELVLNQMNLSIAPGEKVAIVGASGGGKSTLVQLLLGLYTPLAGTIRFGGSTQQEIGLETVRENVAVVLQHPALFNDTVRANLTMGRERSDEACWQALEIAQLHQTVRELPNGLDSIVGRSGVRLSGGQRQRLAIARMVLAEPKVVILDEATSALDAATEYNLHQALARFLSNRTTLIIAHRLSAVKQADRVLVFDGGQIAEDGDHQQLIAEGGLYAKLYGHLQQH from the coding sequence GTGCATGATCTGCCCGACGACGCCCCAACCGCTACACGTGTCGACCGTCTGAGCTGGGCGGAAATCCGCCGCCTGGCCCTGCATCACAAGAAATCCCTGTGGATTGCCAACGGCGTGGCGGTGCTGGCAACCCTGTGCAGCGTGCCAATCCCCTTGCTCTTGCCGTTACTGGTCGACGAAGTGTTGCTGGGCCACGGTGACGCCGCGCTGAAGATCATGAACCACGCGTTGCCCGAAAACTGGCAGAAAGCCGCGGGTTACATCGGCCTTATGCTGCTGGTGACGCTGGGACTGCGTTGCGCTGCATTGCTGTTCAACGTGGTGCAGGCGCGGCTGTTCGCCGCGCTGGCCAAGGACATCGTCTACCGCATTCGCGTGCGGCTGATCGAACGGCTCAAGCGCATTTCGCTGGGTGAATACGAAAGCCTGGGCAGCGGCACGGTCACCACCCACCTGGTGACCGACCTGGACACGCTGGACAAATTCGTTGGCGAAACCCTCTGTCGTTTCCTTGTGGCCATGCTGACCCTGGTCGGCACCGCCTCCATCCTGATGTGGATGCACTGGAAGCTGGCGTTGCTGATCCTGCTGTTCAACCCGTTGGTGATCTATGCCACGGTGCAGTTGGGCAAGCGGGTCAAGCACCTGAAGAAACTCGAGAACGACAGCACCTCGCGCTTTACCCAGGCGCTGACCGAAACCCTCGATTCCATTCAGGAAGTGCGTGCCGGCAACCGTCAGGGCTTTTTCCTTGGGCGCCTGGGTCATCGCGCCCGGGAAGTGCGCGATTACGCGGTGAACTCGCAGTGGAAAACCGATGCCTCGAACCGTGCCAGCGGCTTGCTGTTCCAGTTCGGCATCGATATTTTCCGTGCGGCAGCGATGCTCACTGTGCTGTTTTCCGACCTGTCCATCGGCCAGATGCTCGCGGTGTTCAGCTACCTGTGGTTCATGATCGGTCCGGTGGAACAGCTGCTGAATCTGCAGTACGCCTATTACGCGGCCGGCGGCGCGCTGTCGCGGATCAACGAGTTGCTGGCCCGGGCCGATGAGCCTGAGTACCCGGGCGGTGTCGACCCGTTCAACGGTCGCGAAACCGTGGGCATCGAAGTCCAGGGATTGAGTTTCGGTTACGGCGACGAGCTGGTGTTGAACCAGATGAACCTGTCGATCGCCCCCGGCGAAAAAGTCGCGATTGTCGGCGCCAGCGGTGGCGGCAAAAGTACCTTGGTGCAGTTGCTGCTGGGCCTGTACACGCCGCTCGCCGGGACGATCCGCTTCGGCGGCTCGACCCAGCAAGAGATCGGCCTGGAAACCGTGCGGGAAAATGTCGCCGTGGTCCTGCAACATCCGGCGCTGTTCAACGACACCGTCCGCGCCAACCTGACGATGGGTCGTGAACGCAGTGACGAAGCCTGCTGGCAAGCGCTGGAAATCGCGCAATTGCACCAGACCGTTCGAGAGCTGCCCAACGGCCTGGACAGCATCGTCGGACGTTCCGGGGTGCGCTTGTCCGGCGGCCAGCGTCAACGCCTGGCGATTGCGCGGATGGTGTTGGCCGAGCCCAAGGTGGTGATCCTCGACGAAGCCACCTCAGCGCTGGATGCCGCCACCGAATACAACCTGCACCAGGCACTGGCGCGGTTCTTGAGCAACCGCACCACGCTGATCATTGCGCACCGGTTGTCCGCGGTGAAGCAGGCTGATCGGGTGCTGGTGTTTGATGGCGGGCAAATCGCCGAGGATGGCGACCACCAGCAGCTGATTGCCGAGGGTGGTTTGTACGCCAAGCTTTATGGGCATTTGCAGCAACATTAG
- a CDS encoding di-heme-cytochrome C peroxidase, whose translation MRLLFRLLVLFAVLLGLGLAVVLYYVANPKLPAWSPVQQVHYLEQWSVADRETYYFTPQGTQVKGLRYDWFKALELPLSQQRFAAPEYLARFGFLIDPSQKPTPNNPGNLPVGFARHQNPGSQDEFLDITCAACHTGELRFNGQAVRIDGGSAQHVLPSSVPTLRGGSFGQALVASLTSTYYNPWKFERFARNVLGQDYDARHQQLRKDVKVSLDIFLKVAWNDTHRGLYPTEEGPGRTDAFGRIANASFGDAISPANYRVANAPVDYPQLWDMWTFDWVQWNGSAQQPMARNIGEALGVGATLNFFDANGQPLKGEARYPSSVRLRDLHLIEQTLQRLKPPAWPEELLGAIDKTQAAKGRELFTENCAGCHVPRSVQSDGRWVQHLKMLPVEFIGTDPGAANNIADHRFDLTALQWDPAELTQLDVQLQPTPTESLDLSKLSSAKGLAYVTAFVGNRAFREANIPTAERPDMDGFGLPIGVRELRAYKARPLAGVWATGPFLHNGSVPSIYQLLSPQDERASTFYKGTFEYDPRHLGYRTEAFTNGFMFDTRITGNHNSGHEFRAGKRGNGVIGRLLQPEERWALLEYLKVLGGPLETQLP comes from the coding sequence TTGCGCCTCCTCTTTCGCTTGCTGGTTCTGTTCGCAGTCCTGCTGGGGCTGGGCCTCGCCGTGGTTCTGTACTACGTCGCCAACCCGAAACTACCGGCCTGGTCACCCGTGCAGCAGGTGCATTACCTGGAGCAATGGAGCGTCGCCGACCGCGAGACTTACTACTTCACACCCCAGGGTACCCAGGTCAAAGGCTTGCGCTATGACTGGTTCAAGGCCCTCGAATTACCGCTCTCGCAACAGCGATTCGCCGCTCCCGAATACCTCGCCCGCTTCGGTTTTCTGATCGACCCCAGCCAGAAACCCACGCCGAACAACCCCGGCAATCTGCCCGTGGGTTTTGCCCGTCATCAAAACCCTGGAAGCCAGGACGAGTTCCTCGACATCACCTGCGCCGCCTGCCACACCGGCGAACTGCGTTTTAACGGCCAGGCCGTGCGCATCGATGGCGGTTCGGCGCAGCACGTTCTGCCATCCAGCGTTCCTACGTTGCGCGGCGGCAGTTTCGGGCAAGCGCTGGTAGCGAGTCTGACGTCGACTTACTACAACCCGTGGAAATTCGAACGTTTCGCACGCAACGTATTGGGCCAGGACTACGATGCCCGGCATCAACAACTGCGCAAAGACGTCAAAGTCTCTCTCGATATCTTCTTGAAGGTGGCCTGGAACGACACCCATCGCGGGCTCTACCCCACCGAAGAAGGCCCCGGCCGCACCGACGCTTTCGGGCGCATTGCCAACGCCAGTTTCGGCGATGCGATTTCCCCCGCCAACTACCGCGTGGCCAACGCCCCGGTCGACTATCCGCAACTGTGGGACATGTGGACCTTCGACTGGGTGCAGTGGAACGGTTCGGCGCAGCAACCGATGGCCCGCAACATCGGTGAGGCCTTGGGTGTGGGTGCGACGCTGAATTTCTTCGACGCTAACGGCCAACCGCTTAAAGGAGAGGCCCGTTATCCGTCCAGTGTCCGCTTGCGCGATCTGCACCTGATCGAACAAACCCTGCAACGGCTCAAACCGCCAGCCTGGCCGGAGGAACTGCTGGGCGCCATCGACAAAACCCAGGCAGCGAAAGGTCGCGAATTATTCACCGAGAACTGCGCCGGCTGCCATGTACCTCGATCGGTGCAGAGCGACGGGCGCTGGGTGCAACATTTGAAAATGCTGCCCGTGGAGTTCATCGGCACAGACCCGGGCGCGGCCAATAACATCGCCGACCATCGCTTCGACCTCACAGCCTTGCAATGGGACCCGGCAGAGCTGACGCAACTGGATGTGCAATTGCAGCCGACGCCCACTGAATCGCTGGATTTGAGCAAGCTCTCATCGGCTAAAGGGTTGGCCTACGTCACCGCTTTCGTCGGAAACCGGGCCTTCCGTGAAGCAAACATTCCTACGGCCGAACGACCGGACATGGATGGCTTCGGCCTGCCGATTGGCGTGCGCGAATTGCGCGCCTACAAGGCGCGACCATTGGCGGGAGTCTGGGCCACCGGACCATTTCTGCATAACGGTTCTGTGCCGAGCATTTATCAGTTGCTCTCACCCCAGGATGAACGCGCAAGCACCTTCTACAAAGGCACTTTCGAGTACGACCCCAGGCACCTGGGTTATCGCACCGAGGCCTTCACCAATGGCTTTATGTTCGACACACGCATAACCGGCAATCACAACAGCGGCCACGAATTCCGGGCAGGCAAGCGCGGCAACGGCGTCATCGGTCGCCTGCTGCAACCAGAAGAGCGCTGGGCGCTGCTGGAGTATCTGAAAGTGTTGGGCGGCCCGCTAGAGACACAATTGCCATGA
- a CDS encoding YkvA family protein encodes MKTPWNFARFLPLAGRLLARGRLPTLIFAVASKGASQGNRLGKLKDDLRLLQALCLAYWRGEYRAISPKALISVVAGLMYFLSPLDAIPDFIPVFGMLDDIAVLAWLMKVLDDELNAFRAWRKRQLPEKLAVVERLPDTPEQLQLQGPKKN; translated from the coding sequence ATGAAAACACCCTGGAATTTCGCACGTTTCCTGCCTCTGGCCGGACGCCTGCTCGCGCGTGGACGTTTGCCGACCTTGATCTTCGCGGTGGCCAGCAAAGGTGCCAGTCAGGGTAACCGGCTGGGCAAGCTCAAGGATGATCTACGCCTGTTGCAGGCACTCTGCCTGGCTTACTGGCGCGGTGAGTACCGGGCCATCAGCCCCAAAGCGTTGATATCGGTGGTGGCAGGCCTGATGTACTTCCTCAGTCCGCTGGATGCCATTCCGGACTTCATTCCAGTGTTCGGCATGCTCGATGACATCGCGGTGCTGGCTTGGCTGATGAAAGTTCTCGACGATGAGCTCAACGCCTTCCGCGCCTGGCGCAAGCGTCAGTTGCCGGAAAAGCTTGCGGTGGTCGAACGCCTGCCCGATACCCCGGAACAACTTCAACTTCAGGGACCAAAAAAAAACTGA
- a CDS encoding catalase family protein gives MSRLWMRFGAFLGKTLLWSLGLGLLGWALATAWFAWQHSVPVSAEELIPDGESAMTQDIIQTAVRIVDQHRESTRYLRDAHAKAHGCVKAEIQVLPDLTSELRQGVFSEPGKTWQATMRLSNGNAYPQFDSIRDARGMAIKLLDVPGKQLLHDQQSRGEQDFVMFSHPNFFVSDVAEYRQNVAAQADGKKLMAFFPGWDPRTWQVRHLFIALSTLSPAPESPTQTTYFSVSPYKFGEANAKFRVMPDPTSCPTYILPAQNQKLPNFLRNALNQQLSTDRMPACFVLQIQRQDPTKYMPIEDTSIEWQQSDALFETVARINVPAQDFDTPALNVQCDNQSFNPWFGLEAHRPIGGINRLRKAVYEAVSDYRHSRNAEQ, from the coding sequence ATGAGTAGACTCTGGATGCGCTTTGGCGCCTTTCTCGGCAAAACCCTGTTGTGGTCGTTGGGTCTTGGATTGCTCGGCTGGGCGCTGGCCACTGCTTGGTTTGCCTGGCAGCACAGCGTCCCGGTTTCGGCAGAAGAACTGATTCCGGATGGCGAATCAGCGATGACCCAAGACATCATCCAGACGGCCGTGCGTATCGTCGATCAGCACCGTGAAAGCACCCGCTACCTGCGCGACGCCCATGCCAAGGCCCATGGCTGTGTGAAAGCCGAGATTCAGGTGCTGCCGGATCTGACGAGTGAACTGCGTCAGGGTGTGTTCAGCGAGCCCGGCAAAACCTGGCAAGCGACGATGCGGCTGTCCAACGGCAATGCCTACCCGCAGTTCGACAGCATCCGCGATGCACGAGGCATGGCAATCAAGTTGCTCGATGTGCCCGGTAAACAACTGCTGCATGATCAACAGAGTCGTGGTGAACAGGACTTCGTGATGTTCAGCCATCCGAATTTCTTCGTCAGCGATGTCGCCGAGTACCGTCAGAATGTAGCTGCACAGGCTGACGGCAAGAAGCTGATGGCGTTCTTTCCAGGTTGGGACCCACGGACCTGGCAGGTTCGCCATCTGTTTATCGCGCTGTCGACACTTTCACCCGCCCCGGAAAGCCCGACCCAGACGACTTACTTTTCGGTTTCGCCCTACAAATTCGGCGAAGCCAATGCCAAGTTCCGTGTCATGCCCGATCCGACAAGCTGCCCGACCTATATCTTGCCAGCGCAAAACCAGAAGTTGCCGAACTTCCTGCGCAATGCGCTGAACCAGCAACTGTCAACCGACCGGATGCCGGCCTGCTTCGTCCTGCAGATACAGCGCCAGGACCCGACCAAGTACATGCCGATCGAAGACACGAGCATTGAGTGGCAGCAAAGCGATGCCCTGTTCGAGACCGTGGCGAGGATCAACGTACCCGCCCAAGACTTCGATACGCCTGCGCTGAACGTGCAATGCGATAACCAGTCGTTCAACCCGTGGTTTGGCCTTGAGGCTCACCGCCCCATTGGCGGCATCAACCGGTTGCGCAAAGCCGTGTATGAAGCCGTGAGCGACTACCGACACAGCCGCAACGCCGAACAATAA
- a CDS encoding FKBP-type peptidyl-prolyl cis-trans isomerase encodes MKQHRLAAAVALVSLVLAGCDSQTSVELKTPAQKASYGIGLNMGKSLAQEGMDDLDSKAVAQGIEDAVGKKEQKLKDDELVEAFAALQKRAEERMAKMSEESAAAGKKFLEDNAKKAGVTTTASGLQYEVVKKADGAQPKPTDVVTVHYTGTLTNGTVFDSSVERGSPIDLPVSGVIPGWVEGLQLMHIGEKYKLYIPSELAYGAQSPSPAIPANSVLVFDLELLAIKDPAKQDAVTK; translated from the coding sequence ATGAAACAGCATCGGTTGGCGGCGGCGGTGGCCCTGGTTAGCCTGGTACTTGCGGGTTGTGATTCGCAGACCAGCGTAGAGCTGAAAACCCCGGCGCAAAAAGCTTCCTACGGGATTGGCCTGAACATGGGCAAGAGCCTGGCTCAGGAAGGCATGGATGATCTGGACTCCAAAGCCGTAGCCCAAGGCATCGAAGATGCCGTCGGCAAGAAAGAACAGAAGCTGAAGGATGACGAACTGGTCGAAGCCTTCGCAGCACTGCAAAAGCGTGCTGAAGAGCGTATGGCCAAAATGAGCGAAGAGTCGGCAGCTGCTGGCAAAAAATTCCTCGAAGACAACGCCAAGAAAGCCGGTGTAACCACCACCGCTTCGGGCCTGCAGTATGAAGTGGTCAAGAAAGCCGATGGCGCACAGCCTAAGCCGACCGACGTAGTGACCGTTCACTACACCGGCACCCTGACCAACGGCACCGTTTTCGACAGTTCCGTCGAGCGTGGCAGCCCGATCGATCTGCCGGTCAGCGGTGTGATTCCGGGTTGGGTCGAAGGCCTGCAACTGATGCACATTGGCGAGAAGTACAAACTGTACATCCCTAGCGAACTGGCTTACGGCGCCCAAAGCCCAAGCCCGGCGATTCCAGCCAACTCGGTGCTGGTATTCGACCTGGAACTGCTCGCAATCAAAGATCCAGCAAAACAAGACGCCGTTACCAAGTAA
- a CDS encoding EAL domain-containing protein, which yields MNQARTLGTPRLLGIVWPFIAVVLFQALLGGVSLYVLSAVRGYVAGESLWSKGQKDAIYYLNLYADSRDETIFLKYQNATAVPQGGHELRVALDHRPPNIEAARVAILKGGNHPDDVSSVIWLYLNFRHFSYLEKAIDLWTVGDAYLVQLDDVAKEMHQLIPVNQAAQADIKRWKDQIFTINEGVTPAAKAFSDALGEGSRVILRLLLVTNLATALGLIALALMRTHKLLKHRNAFAEALQLEKDRAQITLQSIGDGVITTNVEGAIAYMNPAAEALTHWKAEQATGLPLAALFNLLDENAQADGFTLIEHILSGQLSGGSEHSKLIQRLDGSTVSVTLVGAPIRNAGKVSGTVLVLHDMTQERQYIANLSWQATHDALTGLANRREFEYRLEQALHNLTRQSGRHVLMFLDLDQFKLVNDTCGHAAGDELLRHICALLQSGLREGDTLARLGGDEFGILLENCAPEAAEKIAEGLRQTVQNLHFVWKGRPFVTTVSIGLVHVAQNPTTLEASLRAADMACYMAKEKGRNRVQVYHADDSELSLRFGEMAWVQRLHMALEEDRFCLYAQEIVPLGHVEKGGGHIEILLRLHDEAGRMILPDSFIPAAERYGLMTSLDRWVVQNVFKIIAQCIAEQHKGPLAMCAINLSGTTIGDEAFLHFLREQFVTYSIPPEMICFEITETSAISNLGSAIRFINELKGLGCHFSLDDFCAGMSSFAYLKHLPVDFLKIDGSFVKDMLDDPINRAMVEVINHIGHVMGKRTIAEFVETPQIEQALLEIGVDYAQGYVIERPHLFTCDSLQSRPARPQPLLFKAPGTFR from the coding sequence ATGAATCAAGCGCGGACTCTCGGAACGCCACGGTTGTTGGGCATCGTCTGGCCATTTATTGCCGTCGTGTTATTTCAAGCCTTGCTGGGCGGTGTCAGCCTGTATGTTCTGTCGGCGGTTCGCGGCTACGTTGCCGGTGAAAGCCTGTGGTCCAAAGGCCAAAAAGACGCCATCTATTACCTCAATCTCTACGCCGACAGCCGCGACGAGACAATTTTCCTCAAATACCAGAACGCCACTGCCGTACCTCAGGGTGGCCACGAGTTGCGTGTGGCGCTGGATCATCGGCCACCTAATATCGAAGCGGCACGGGTGGCGATCCTCAAGGGGGGTAACCACCCGGATGACGTCTCCAGTGTGATCTGGCTTTACCTCAATTTCCGGCACTTCAGTTATCTCGAAAAAGCTATCGACCTTTGGACGGTGGGCGACGCGTACCTGGTGCAACTCGATGACGTTGCGAAGGAAATGCATCAGCTCATTCCTGTCAATCAGGCCGCCCAGGCTGACATCAAGCGCTGGAAAGACCAGATATTCACCATCAATGAGGGTGTGACACCGGCGGCGAAAGCGTTCAGCGATGCCTTGGGCGAAGGTTCACGGGTGATCCTGCGGCTGCTGCTGGTGACCAACCTCGCCACCGCCCTGGGCTTGATTGCGCTGGCCTTGATGCGCACCCACAAACTGCTCAAGCACCGCAATGCGTTCGCCGAGGCGCTGCAGTTGGAGAAGGACCGAGCGCAGATCACCCTGCAATCGATTGGCGATGGCGTGATCACCACGAATGTCGAAGGCGCAATCGCCTACATGAACCCGGCCGCCGAGGCGTTGACTCACTGGAAGGCCGAGCAGGCGACGGGTTTGCCGCTGGCGGCGCTGTTCAATCTGCTGGACGAGAACGCTCAGGCCGATGGCTTCACGTTGATCGAGCACATTTTGAGCGGACAGCTGAGCGGTGGCAGCGAACACTCAAAATTGATCCAGCGCCTGGATGGCAGCACGGTTTCGGTCACCTTGGTCGGTGCGCCGATCCGCAACGCCGGGAAGGTCAGCGGTACCGTGCTGGTATTGCACGACATGACCCAGGAGCGACAGTACATTGCCAATCTGTCCTGGCAGGCGACCCATGACGCCTTGACCGGGCTCGCCAACCGCCGCGAATTCGAATATCGCCTGGAACAGGCGCTGCACAACCTGACACGGCAGTCGGGGCGCCATGTCTTGATGTTCCTCGATCTGGATCAGTTCAAACTGGTCAACGATACCTGCGGCCATGCGGCGGGTGACGAGTTGCTGCGGCATATCTGCGCTCTGTTGCAATCCGGTTTGCGCGAAGGCGATACCCTGGCCCGCCTGGGTGGTGACGAGTTTGGCATCCTGCTGGAGAACTGCGCCCCGGAAGCCGCCGAAAAAATCGCCGAGGGCCTGCGTCAGACCGTGCAGAACCTGCACTTCGTCTGGAAAGGTCGACCATTCGTGACCACTGTGAGCATCGGACTGGTTCACGTCGCTCAGAATCCGACCACTCTTGAAGCTTCGCTGCGCGCTGCCGACATGGCCTGCTACATGGCCAAGGAAAAGGGCCGCAATCGGGTTCAGGTCTATCACGCGGACGATTCGGAACTGTCACTGCGCTTCGGTGAAATGGCTTGGGTGCAACGCTTGCACATGGCGCTGGAAGAAGACCGCTTCTGTCTATATGCACAGGAAATCGTCCCCCTTGGTCATGTCGAGAAGGGCGGTGGACATATCGAAATTCTGTTGCGCCTGCACGATGAAGCCGGACGCATGATTTTGCCCGACAGTTTTATTCCGGCTGCTGAACGGTATGGTCTGATGACGTCCCTAGACCGCTGGGTAGTGCAGAACGTTTTCAAGATCATTGCCCAATGCATAGCCGAACAGCACAAAGGACCATTGGCCATGTGTGCGATTAATCTGTCAGGCACAACTATCGGAGATGAGGCGTTTCTGCACTTCCTGCGTGAACAGTTTGTTACTTACTCCATACCGCCTGAAATGATTTGTTTTGAAATCACTGAAACCAGTGCTATTTCCAATCTCGGAAGTGCAATCAGATTTATTAATGAACTCAAAGGTTTAGGTTGCCACTTTTCACTGGATGACTTTTGTGCCGGAATGTCCTCATTCGCATACTTGAAACATTTACCTGTAGACTTCTTGAAGATCGACGGGAGTTTCGTAAAGGATATGCTGGACGACCCGATTAACCGCGCCATGGTCGAAGTGATCAATCACATCGGTCATGTTATGGGTAAACGTACGATTGCCGAGTTTGTTGAAACACCCCAGATCGAGCAGGCATTGCTGGAGATCGGGGTGGATTACGCTCAAGGGTATGTTATTGAACGCCCGCATTTGTTTACCTGCGACAGTTTACAAAGTCGTCCAGCCAGGCCTCAGCCTTTGTTGTTCAAGGCGCCTGGCACGTTCCGTTGA